In Candidatus Melainabacteria bacterium RIFOXYA2_FULL_32_9, one genomic interval encodes:
- a CDS encoding ATP synthase F1 subunit epsilon yields MPENKLNLKIITPERTLVDEQVDAVYSKAIDGEFGILPGHIPFMTALDIGITKYVKDNQDELVVVVGGIFQISENNITIFSETAERGEEIDVQRAKAAEERAEVRLRAGARDIDTDRAQAALARALTRIQAATRMRPGI; encoded by the coding sequence ATGCCAGAAAATAAGCTAAATTTAAAGATTATAACTCCTGAAAGAACACTTGTGGATGAACAAGTTGATGCTGTATATTCTAAAGCTATTGATGGTGAATTTGGTATTTTACCCGGTCATATACCTTTTATGACAGCTTTAGATATTGGGATTACTAAGTATGTAAAAGATAATCAAGATGAACTTGTTGTAGTGGTTGGTGGAATCTTTCAGATAAGTGAAAATAATATTACTATTTTTTCTGAAACTGCGGAACGTGGTGAGGAAATAGATGTTCAGAGAGCTAAAGCTGCTGAAGAAAGAGCTGAAGTAAGGCTTAGAGCTGGTGCAAGAGATATAGATACAGACAGAGCTCAGGCGGCTCTTGCAAGAGCTCTTACCAGAATTCAGGCAGCTACAAGAATGAGACCTGGTATTTAA